The following proteins are encoded in a genomic region of Amphiura filiformis chromosome 11, Afil_fr2py, whole genome shotgun sequence:
- the LOC140164168 gene encoding uncharacterized protein: MSFSNESIYSQSNELDDTAANTTTVDYEEPLSKRLKCSWKSPHPNWPVAFSTWGKFWEFHIYLFGMCFVLLAVLSLLCFILDVASRYVRHSNQEDHHPKGSPLSISLHGLIFTSTAARSINLLVDPYGTEKALPCPLGPVFWSCGWPGICCAFSILLLVLLETTQMSLAPPRFQRPIVLACIIIPSLIFVLVADMMVAYGGMKMALLICQVMFVVWGLLLCSGFGRVWWKIRQNLTSSSQDQSVHGRDNSRLRKLNVILISCALIGLAMTLINLYAISAARSVLLRPYFVKPVPWMAFQTSQRLLEIGICTLIVASQNRSSRWKKTEIGLGDDNSSKTKTEGVSVIQDNRGTVTA, translated from the coding sequence ATGTCGTTTAGCAATGAAAGTATCTACTCACAGTCTAATGAACTTGATGATACGGCTGCAAATACTACCACTGTTGACTACGAAGAACCCTTAAGTAAACGGTTAAAGTGTTCCTGGAAATCCCCGCACCCGAATTGGCCAGTTGCTTTTTCCACTTGGGGCAAATTCTGGGAGTTTCacatctatctttttggcatgtGTTTCGTCCTGCTCGCGGTTTTATCTCTACTCTGTTTTATTTTGGATGTGGCAAGTCGATATGTACGCCATTCTAATCAAGAGGATCATCATCCAAAGGGATCGCCTTTGAGCATCTCTCTTCACGGACTTATATTTACATCTACAGCAGCGAGATCAATCAACTTATTGGTTGATCCGTATGGTACAGAGAAGGCCTTACCGTGTCCTCTTGGACCTGTCTTCTGGTCTTGCGGGTGGCCAGGAATCTGCTGTGCTTTCAGTATTCTTCTGTTGGTGTTGCTGGAAACGACTCAGATGTCACTGGCACCACCACGATTCCAACGTCCGATCGTTCTGGCATGCATCATAATACCAAGTTTGATTTTTGTTCTTGTCGCAGACATGATGGTTGCTTATGGCGGTATGAAAATGGCACTTCTTATCTGCCAAGTGATGTTTGTGGTCTGGGGGCTACTCCTTTGTAGTGGATTTGGACGAGTGTGGTGGAAAATTCGTCAAAATTTAACATCATCTTCTCAAGATCAAAGTGTCCATGGTCGCGATAATAGCCGTCTTCGAAAATTaaatgtcattttaatttcatgtgcACTGATTGGGCTGGCGATGACACTGATTAATCTCTACGCAATCTCCGCAGCACGCTCGGTACTACTTCGTCCGTATTTTGTCAAGCCTGTGCCATGGATGGCATTTCAGACGTCACAGAGACTCCTGGAGATTGGCATCTGTACGCTGATAGTGGCATCGCAAAATCGAAGCAGCAGGTGGAAGAAAACTGAAATTGGACTCGGTGATGATAATAGCTCTAAAACGAAGACGGAAGGGGTTAGCGTCATTCAAGATAATCGTGGTACTGTTACTGCATAA